DNA from Desulfurella amilsii:
ATCAATAGTGGGGGATAATAATTAATCATTTTTCCCTTGACTATTGCGTGGTTTTTTATTACACTATTTATAAAGCTTGCTTTTGGAAATTTAAAAAAGCAAGCTTTATAAAAAAAATTATTTTTTTGGAGGTTTATAGTGGCAAAAAAAAGTTTTATGGAACGGACAACAGAGAAAATACAAGAGGAATTGGCAAGCGGTATTCCATTAAAAACGGTTTTACGGCATCATAAGATGGGATTAATAACGGTAAACAATGGAGTTAATTACAGGAGGTTGATGGTTTTAGCGAAAAGTCTGGATTTTTTGGAGTTAATCGGACAGCTTTATATCAAAGACCCTAAATTGCTTATGAACCAAGCAATGAAGAAATACTTTGATAATCTGCGTGTGGTAGATGAAAACCTTACTAAACTGTCTGATTTATATTACAGTGATGAGTTTAAGGAAATCAGGGAGTCGTTGTTTGAGAAAACAAATAAAAACGAAAATGTTAAAGAAGTAGAGGAGGACAGCGTAAATGCAACAGAGGTTTCAGGAAATGAAGAAGTTGGAATTGGAAACGCAAGCAAAGAAAATTAAAAACCAGCAAGGTTTTACACTTGTTGAGTTATTGATTGTTTTAGCGGTTATTGCGGTTTTGGCAGTCTTGTTGCTGTCTGCTATACCATCTTTCTTGGATAAACAGCACGCAACACAGGATTTGA
Protein-coding regions in this window:
- a CDS encoding type II secretion system protein, encoding MKKLELETQAKKIKNQQGFTLVELLIVLAVIAVLAVLLLSAIPSFLDKQHATQDLKVANEIVGAVGKFQNDCGTEPTIIGGLYQSTYATASYTEN